In Malus sylvestris chromosome 16, drMalSylv7.2, whole genome shotgun sequence, the following are encoded in one genomic region:
- the LOC126609237 gene encoding cyclin-dependent protein kinase inhibitor SMR10 produces the protein MFPNSQEKKKGLEISEEDRFRPITPIRVAIPIPRALKKTKEEEEEEEEEEEEGAVAEEELLHLEHEEECHTPKSPTAHVTLKQLPLVCPPAPKKPRQAARRSLRRLWPSQSQYFFKVPDDLESLFMVITGTNSPAKNISVWKI, from the coding sequence ATGTTTCCCAActctcaagaaaaaaaaaagggtcttGAAATATCAGAAGAAGATCGTTTCAGGCCAATTACTCCGATTCGAGTTGCCATTCCAATTCCACGAGCTTTAAAGAAGacaaaggaggaggaggaggaggaggaggaggaggaggaggagggggcaGTGGCGGAGGAGGAGCTTTTGCATTTGGAACATGAAGAAGAATGCCACACACCCAAGTCACCAACTGCTCACGTGACCTTGAAGCAACTACCATTAGTGTGTCCACCAGCACCCAAGAAACCTCGCCAAGCTGCCAGAAGAAGTTTGAGGAGGTTATGGCCTTCACAATCACAATACTTTTTTAAGGTTCCAGACGACCTCGAATCGCTGTTTATGGTTATCACTGGTACTAATAGTCCTGCGAAGAATATAAGTgtttggaaaatttaa
- the LOC126608961 gene encoding uncharacterized protein LOC126608961, translated as MESKSSDSLGVGRQGVACIETSLSSFSFLMKFYPFPISQFVKALFKLSVPGKWRELFKCTKICRFAFKLRGLRTIFVHRKKVGQRGHGYGNMIGCYNLYCFGAF; from the exons ATGGAATCAAAGTCTTCAG ACTCTCTTGGGGTTGGCAGACAAGGGGTTGCTTGCATTGAAACCTCGCTGTCCAGCTTCTCCTTTCTTATGAAATTTTATCCCTTTCCTATAAGCCAGTTCGTGAAGGCCCTTTTCAAATTGAG CGTTCCAGGTAAATGGCGAGAATTATTCAA GTGCACAAAAATATGCAGATTTGCTTTCAAATTGAGAGGCCTAAGGACAATCTTTGTTCATAGAAAAAAAGTTGGACAGAGAGGGCATGGGTATGGGAACATGATTGGTTGTTATAACTTATATTGCTTTGGGGCGTTTTGA
- the LOC126608585 gene encoding senescence-specific cysteine protease SAG39-like, whose product MEYINQYYCKCIILALIFMLGALSSQATSRTLQDASMYGRYEQWMARYGRVYSDINEEEKRFNIFKENVAFIESSNNDANKLYKLSVNQFADLTNEEFKASRNRFMGHECSAKTTSFKYENVTAPPTVDWRNKGAVTPVKDQGQCGCCWAFSAVAAMEGITKLTTGKLISLSEQELVDCDTSGVDQGCEGGLMDDAFQFINQNHGLSTETNYPYTGVDGTCNTKKEANHAAKITGHEDVPANSEEALLKAVANQPISVAIDAGGSDFQFYSSGVFTGTCGTSLDHGVTAVGYGVSADGTKYWLVKNSWGTEWGEEGYIRMQRGVEAKEGLCGIAMEASYPTA is encoded by the exons ATGGAGTACATTAACCAGTACTACTGCAAATGTATTATTTTGGCTTTGATCTTCATGCTGGGAGCCTTGTCTTCTCAAGCAACTTCTCGCACTCTCCAAGATGCATCAATGTATGGGAGATACGAGCAATGGATGGCTCGTTATGGACGTGTATATTCTGACATTAACGAGGAGGAGAAGCGCTTCAATATTTTCAAGGAAAATGTTGCCTTCATAGAATCTTCCAACAATGATGCAAACAAACTTTACAAATTGAGCGTCAATCAATTTGCAGACCTTACGAATGAAGAATTCAAAGCCTCGAGAAATAGATTCATGGGGCACGAATGTTCCGCAAAGACGACTTCTTTCAAATATGAAAATGTTACTGCACCACCCACTGTAGATTGGAGAAACAAAGGAGCTGTGACACCAGTCAAGGACCAAGGCCAATGTG GATGTTGTTGGGCTTTTTCAGCGGTGGCAGCCATGGAAGGAATTACTAAGCTTACAACTGGTAAATTGATATCTTTGTCTGAGCAAGAGTTGGTTGATTGTGACACAAGCGGTGTAGATCAAGGTTGTGAgggtggtttgatggatgatgCATTTCAATTCATCAATCAAAACCATGGGCTTAGTACCGAGACTAATTATCCTTACACCGGTGTTGATGGTACTTGCaacaccaagaaggaggccaaccATGCAGCCAAAATAACTGGTCATGAAGATGTGCCTGCAAACAGTGAAGAAGCCCTTCTGAAGGCTGTTGCAAATCAGCCAATTTCTGTTGCCATTGATGCTGGAGGTTCCGATTTTCAATTCTATTCAAGTGGTGTCTTTACAGGAACTTGTGGAACGAGTCTTGATCATGGGGTTACCGCTGTTGGTTATGGAGTTAGTGCTGATGGGACTAAATATTGGTTGGTGAAGAACTCATGGGGCACTGAATGGGGTGAAGAAGGATACATAAGAATGCAGAGAGGTGTTGAGGCAAAGGAAGGTCTTTGTGGCATTGCTATGGAAGCCTCTTACCCCACTGCATAA